One Patescibacteria group bacterium DNA segment encodes these proteins:
- the dnaA gene encoding chromosomal replication initiator protein DnaA, translating to MSNHELWQAVLGELELSMSKANFTTWFSKTFLSTCEGERVVVSVPNTFTKAWLEKKYSPAILKSLQSITSSRIREIVYKVDIKPVIVAKNPAEETSQKTASEAPSASAAAEAASANTASRTETAPPASKREYSNDSKLNPKYTFDAFVVGKGSELAHAAALAVAQNPGTKYNPLFIYGGVGLGKTHLLQAIGNEVLKRAPGSKILYVTCEKFTNDFIGAIKNNRARDFKETYRSVDVLLIDDIQFLTGKEGTQEEFFHTFNALHENNRQVVMTSDRPPKQIPALEQRLVSRFEWGMTADISSPDFETRMAILETKCRERNYDLDPETLRFIASVIQANVRELEGALNKIIAFHQFKNTKPSLETAKNLLASFGSGQIQRNITPKQILHAVAQYYDVSVADMLGACREKRLAFPRQVIMYLMREETNSSFPSIGHEVGNRDHTTVMHACDKIRRELETNTKLRQDLELIKQRIHATA from the coding sequence ATGAGCAACCACGAACTCTGGCAGGCGGTACTCGGAGAACTGGAATTGTCGATGAGCAAGGCGAATTTCACGACCTGGTTCAGCAAGACTTTTCTGTCCACCTGCGAAGGAGAGCGCGTGGTCGTCAGCGTGCCGAACACTTTCACTAAAGCCTGGCTGGAGAAAAAATACAGCCCGGCTATTTTGAAATCTTTGCAGAGCATCACTTCCAGCCGGATCCGCGAGATCGTCTATAAGGTCGATATCAAACCAGTGATCGTCGCCAAGAATCCGGCCGAGGAAACGTCCCAGAAAACCGCTTCCGAAGCGCCGTCAGCGTCCGCGGCCGCAGAAGCAGCTTCAGCGAACACTGCATCGCGGACCGAGACCGCTCCGCCAGCTTCCAAACGCGAATATTCCAACGATTCCAAGCTTAATCCGAAGTATACTTTCGACGCTTTCGTGGTCGGCAAAGGCAGCGAACTCGCGCATGCCGCCGCTCTCGCTGTAGCCCAGAATCCCGGCACGAAATACAATCCGTTGTTCATCTATGGCGGCGTCGGCCTCGGCAAGACCCACTTGCTCCAGGCGATCGGCAATGAAGTCCTGAAGCGCGCGCCCGGATCCAAGATCCTTTACGTCACCTGCGAAAAATTCACGAACGATTTCATCGGCGCCATCAAGAATAACCGCGCTCGCGATTTCAAAGAGACTTACCGCAGCGTTGACGTCCTGCTGATCGACGATATCCAGTTCCTGACCGGCAAAGAAGGGACGCAGGAGGAGTTTTTCCACACCTTCAACGCCCTGCACGAGAACAACCGCCAGGTCGTCATGACCTCGGACCGGCCGCCGAAACAGATCCCGGCTCTCGAGCAGCGGCTCGTCTCCCGTTTCGAGTGGGGCATGACCGCTGATATTTCCAGCCCGGATTTCGAGACCCGCATGGCGATCCTCGAGACCAAGTGCCGCGAACGCAATTATGACCTTGATCCCGAGACCCTGCGCTTCATCGCTTCGGTCATCCAGGCCAACGTCCGCGAACTCGAAGGAGCACTGAACAAGATCATCGCTTTCCACCAGTTCAAGAACACCAAACCGAGCCTGGAAACGGCCAAGAATCTGCTGGCGAGCTTCGGCTCCGGCCAGATCCAGCGGAACATCACTCCCAAGCAAATTCTGCATGCTGTAGCGCAATATTACGATGTCAGCGTCGCTGATATGCTGGGCGCCTGCCGCGAAAAACGGCTGGCTTTCCCCCGCCAGGTCATCATGTATCTGATGCGCGAAGAGACCAATTCCTCGTTCCCGAGCATCGGCCACGAGGTCGGCAACCGCGATCACACCACAGTCATGCACGCCTGCGACAAGATCCGGCGCGAACTCGAGACCAACACCAAGCTCCGGCAGGACCTCGAACTCATCAAACAACGCATCCACGCCACGGCCTGA